Proteins from a genomic interval of Treponema succinifaciens DSM 2489:
- a CDS encoding Hsp20/alpha crystallin family protein — MNELSLLDSLFGNDGFALPSYREAAFAPKVDVVQKKDSYVLSMDLPGKTEKDVDITLKNDVLTISSVENAKSDSGEKKEKVDDAYYILRERTTRHSQFKRSFTLPKDIDSNKVNATFKNGILSIEIGRKEDSTEKKIAIKSE; from the coding sequence ATGAACGAACTTTCACTTTTAGATTCACTTTTTGGAAATGATGGATTTGCATTGCCAAGCTACCGCGAAGCAGCTTTTGCCCCGAAAGTAGATGTTGTGCAGAAAAAAGACAGCTATGTGCTTTCTATGGATTTGCCTGGAAAAACTGAAAAAGATGTAGACATAACACTTAAAAACGATGTTCTTACAATTTCTTCTGTTGAAAACGCAAAGTCTGATTCAGGCGAAAAGAAAGAAAAGGTTGACGATGCTTACTACATTCTGCGCGAACGCACAACAAGGCACAGCCAGTTCAAACGTTCATTTACTTTGCCAAAGGACATTGATTCCAACAAAGTGAATGCGACATTCAAAAACGGCATTCTTTCTATTGAAATCGGACGCAAGGAAGATTCCACAGAAAAGAAAATTGCAATCAAAAGCGAGTAA
- the abc-f gene encoding ribosomal protection-like ABC-F family protein, whose product MNLLSVNNLAKIGREKPLFTGVTFGLNEGDKAALIGRNGTGKSTLLNTIAGLLSPDEGTVVLNKEAGVSFLAQNPLYSKDDTIKSHIFKFQSPKLKTIREYEEACDELQKTNSQQAQKKFNTLNEKMQKDNLWNYESQIKSILTTLGINDLSRKMGELSGGMIKKVALAQVLVEDTKLLLLDEPTNHLDISTILWLQNYLAETKRSVLMVTHDRYFLDAVCNNIYELARNKIKLYTGNYSTYLEKKQTEAQIEANTERRIESVLRFERDWLMRGPCARGTKAKARIQRDQALINREKFSADKGFTFEVEGRRLGGKILELHKITKNFQKGFASSGKSSLENSFPVLKDFSYNFNKGEKIGIFGGNGSGKTTLLNIITQKIQPDSGEVVKGENTSIAYYEQNPHFENTELTVLEYIKEAADVMKMNDGTVLSAPLFLEQFGFEGKIQHSPVGTLSGGERKRLYLVRLLISNPNFLILDEPTNDFDIFTMNILEQFLLSFKGCLLVVSHDRYFMDKICDTMFIMENDGSVSGFVGKCSEYLDLQQEQSAQQKSQSKQEEKQEKVSVHQKKNKMSFKEKKEFEQLEQHIFELEDKKPELEKLMACPDYEKSSKAGKEYTDLEKELEKAYSRWEELSALEM is encoded by the coding sequence ATGAATCTTTTATCTGTGAATAACCTTGCAAAAATCGGACGGGAAAAACCTTTGTTTACAGGAGTAACGTTCGGCTTAAACGAAGGAGACAAGGCGGCTCTTATAGGACGCAACGGAACTGGAAAATCAACTTTGCTCAACACAATTGCGGGACTGCTTTCTCCAGACGAAGGAACTGTTGTGCTGAACAAAGAAGCCGGAGTTTCTTTTCTTGCACAGAATCCTTTGTACAGCAAGGATGACACAATAAAAAGCCACATTTTCAAATTCCAAAGTCCCAAGCTCAAGACAATCCGCGAATATGAAGAAGCCTGCGACGAGCTTCAAAAAACAAACTCGCAGCAAGCCCAGAAAAAGTTCAACACCCTGAACGAAAAAATGCAAAAAGACAATCTTTGGAACTACGAGTCCCAGATAAAGTCAATTCTTACCACGCTTGGAATAAACGACCTTAGCCGAAAAATGGGCGAGCTTTCAGGCGGAATGATAAAAAAAGTCGCACTTGCACAAGTTCTTGTTGAAGACACAAAGCTGCTTCTTTTGGACGAGCCCACAAACCATCTGGACATTTCCACAATTCTTTGGCTTCAAAATTATCTTGCCGAAACAAAAAGGTCAGTTCTTATGGTAACCCACGACCGCTACTTTCTAGACGCAGTATGCAACAATATCTATGAACTTGCGCGAAACAAGATAAAGCTTTACACAGGAAACTATTCAACTTACCTTGAAAAAAAGCAGACAGAAGCGCAGATTGAAGCGAACACAGAACGCCGCATTGAATCCGTTTTGAGGTTTGAACGCGACTGGCTTATGCGAGGACCATGCGCGCGCGGAACAAAGGCAAAGGCAAGAATCCAGCGGGACCAGGCTTTAATAAACCGCGAAAAATTTTCCGCAGACAAAGGCTTTACTTTTGAAGTTGAAGGAAGAAGGCTCGGCGGAAAAATTCTAGAGCTTCATAAAATCACAAAGAATTTTCAAAAAGGATTCGCATCTTCGGGCAAAAGCAGCCTTGAAAATTCTTTTCCAGTCCTTAAGGATTTTAGTTACAATTTTAACAAGGGCGAAAAAATCGGAATATTCGGCGGTAACGGCTCTGGAAAAACCACGCTTTTAAATATAATCACGCAGAAAATCCAGCCAGATTCCGGCGAAGTTGTAAAAGGCGAAAACACTTCGATTGCATACTACGAGCAAAATCCGCATTTTGAAAACACGGAGCTTACTGTTCTTGAATACATAAAGGAAGCGGCGGACGTTATGAAAATGAATGACGGTACAGTTTTAAGCGCGCCACTCTTTCTTGAGCAATTCGGCTTTGAAGGAAAAATTCAGCATTCGCCAGTGGGAACTTTGAGCGGTGGAGAGCGCAAGCGGCTTTATCTTGTGCGGCTTTTAATCAGCAATCCGAATTTTCTGATTTTGGACGAACCTACAAACGACTTTGATATTTTTACAATGAATATCCTTGAGCAGTTTTTGCTTTCGTTCAAGGGCTGTCTTTTAGTTGTAAGCCACGACCGCTACTTTATGGACAAAATCTGCGATACAATGTTTATAATGGAAAACGATGGAAGCGTTTCAGGCTTTGTGGGAAAATGCTCTGAATATCTTGATCTTCAGCAGGAACAAAGCGCACAGCAAAAATCACAATCCAAGCAGGAAGAAAAACAGGAAAAGGTTTCTGTCCATCAGAAAAAAAACAAAATGTCGTTCAAGGAAAAAAAGGAATTCGAGCAGCTTGAGCAGCACATATTTGAGCTTGAAGACAAAAAGCCGGAGCTTGAAAAACTTATGGCCTGTCCAGACTACGAAAAGTCCTCAAAGGCTGGAAAAGAATACACAGACCTAGAAAAGGAGCTTGAAAAAGCGTACTCAAGATGGGAAGAACTTTCCGCGCTTGAAATGTAA
- a CDS encoding MmcQ/YjbR family DNA-binding protein gives MDYSYILKTSKVLPEKLAEFGFEEKNGSYFCRKNILNGDFYSIIELKGNFLTAKVFESGSDERYVLFDVENANGSFVGEIRNQVRKIIELFRSQCCKTSDTKKKYMDFIQNKFGCKGDNPWSDTPENTVFRCKNKKWFALIIKIKFSRLGLSGDEEVFAVNLKANPKIIPEITDKITVFPAWHMNKKYWITVLLTEAADWEKLCALTEQSFELVNSKK, from the coding sequence ATGGATTATTCATACATTCTGAAAACATCAAAAGTTTTGCCGGAAAAACTTGCGGAATTTGGCTTTGAAGAAAAAAACGGCTCTTATTTTTGCAGAAAAAACATTCTGAACGGCGATTTTTATTCAATAATCGAACTGAAAGGCAACTTTCTTACCGCTAAAGTTTTTGAATCCGGCTCAGATGAGCGTTACGTTCTGTTCGATGTGGAAAATGCAAACGGAAGTTTTGTAGGCGAAATAAGAAACCAGGTTCGTAAAATTATTGAACTTTTCCGCTCCCAATGCTGCAAGACTTCGGACACAAAGAAAAAATACATGGACTTTATTCAAAATAAATTTGGCTGCAAAGGCGACAATCCATGGTCAGATACGCCTGAAAACACAGTGTTCCGCTGCAAAAACAAAAAATGGTTCGCCCTTATTATCAAGATAAAATTTTCCCGGCTCGGGCTCTCTGGCGATGAAGAGGTTTTTGCCGTAAACCTGAAAGCCAACCCCAAAATAATTCCAGAAATCACAGACAAAATCACGGTTTTTCCGGCGTGGCACATGAACAAAAAATACTGGATTACAGTGCTTTTGACAGAAGCGGCCGACTGGGAAAAACTCTGCGCGCTGACAGAACAAAGTTTTGAACTTGTAAACTCAAAAAAATAA
- a CDS encoding double zinc ribbon domain-containing protein, whose translation MKALSISLMVLGFFGCFYFCNSYIFIFVYPITLLLLLIPAYIAQSKGRDFWSWFVYSWFFWGIALVHSIVMQENNTAKIRNREAKKCPFCFATIDTRASVCQYCGRQIYNNNIQNVTARYFNMNGDSASPVADNNNYWKCKKCGYEENSETSAFCEKCGAISESKKSVLKSFIERQLSTSTLPEITNCQNSYFNTDSLSWLKEIVPNVEDFTDINEYKENLKTVSQKYI comes from the coding sequence ATGAAAGCACTTTCTATTTCATTAATGGTTTTAGGATTTTTCGGTTGTTTTTACTTTTGCAATTCTTATATATTTATATTTGTTTATCCTATAACTTTACTTTTACTATTAATTCCAGCATATATTGCACAATCCAAAGGCAGGGATTTTTGGAGCTGGTTTGTATATTCATGGTTCTTTTGGGGAATAGCACTTGTTCACTCAATTGTCATGCAAGAAAACAACACCGCAAAAATACGCAATAGAGAAGCAAAAAAATGCCCATTTTGTTTTGCAACAATAGACACAAGAGCAAGTGTGTGCCAATACTGTGGAAGACAAATATACAACAATAATATCCAAAATGTAACTGCAAGATATTTCAATATGAATGGAGATTCTGCTTCTCCTGTCGCAGATAACAATAATTATTGGAAATGCAAAAAATGTGGTTATGAAGAAAATTCAGAAACATCTGCTTTTTGTGAGAAATGTGGCGCAATTTCCGAAAGCAAAAAATCAGTTTTAAAAAGTTTCATAGAACGTCAATTGTCAACTTCAACTTTACCAGAAATAACAAACTGTCAAAATTCATATTTCAACACTGACTCTCTTTCTTGGTTAAAAGAAATTGTTCCAAACGTAGAAGATTTCACAGATATTAATGAATATAAAGAAAATCTAAAAACCGTTTCACAAAAATACATTTAA
- a CDS encoding NifB/NifX family molybdenum-iron cluster-binding protein, producing the protein MKIAATYDISTDSIFQHFGKTQNFKVYTIENGKIADSKVIDNGGFGHHDLATYLKNLGIEILILGNRGQGAIDALNNAGLKQIAGITGNPDDAVKEFLAGTLKDNPDAKCDHHHGEHNHGHPENTHTEQPVFTPVK; encoded by the coding sequence ATGAAAATTGCGGCGACTTACGATATTTCAACAGATTCTATTTTTCAGCATTTTGGAAAAACACAGAATTTCAAGGTTTACACGATAGAAAACGGAAAAATAGCCGATTCAAAAGTTATTGACAACGGAGGCTTCGGACACCACGACCTGGCGACATATCTTAAAAATCTTGGAATCGAAATTTTGATTTTGGGAAACCGCGGCCAGGGAGCAATCGACGCATTGAACAATGCCGGCCTCAAACAGATTGCAGGAATCACAGGAAATCCGGACGATGCGGTAAAAGAGTTTCTGGCAGGAACACTAAAAGACAATCCGGATGCAAAGTGCGACCATCACCACGGAGAACACAACCACGGACATCCAGAAAACACGCATACAGAACAACCAGTTTTTACGCCGGTAAAATAA
- a CDS encoding NAD-dependent protein deacylase, which produces MEEKIEQLKKIVEKSQKIVFFGGAGVSTESGIPDFRSVDGLYNQKWAYPPETILSATFFHSNPKEFYRFYREKLLVFGIKPNITHFKLAELEKQGKLLAVVTQNIDGLHQAAGSKKVFELHGSVLRNYCTKCGEFYDEKYIASHSDQDGLPLCEKCGSLIKPDVVLYEESLKDEIVSGAIKAIGGADLLIIGGTSLTVYPAAGMIHYFRGENIVLINRDPTPSDGIANLVLHESLGNVFSKL; this is translated from the coding sequence ATGGAAGAAAAAATCGAACAGTTAAAAAAAATTGTAGAAAAATCCCAGAAAATTGTGTTTTTCGGAGGAGCTGGAGTCAGCACAGAAAGCGGCATTCCAGACTTTAGAAGCGTTGACGGGCTTTACAATCAAAAGTGGGCTTATCCGCCGGAAACAATACTGAGCGCGACTTTTTTTCATTCAAATCCAAAGGAATTCTACAGGTTCTACCGGGAAAAACTTCTTGTATTCGGAATAAAACCGAACATTACGCATTTTAAACTTGCGGAACTTGAAAAGCAGGGAAAGCTTTTGGCAGTCGTAACTCAGAATATTGACGGACTTCATCAGGCTGCAGGAAGCAAAAAAGTTTTTGAGCTGCACGGAAGTGTTCTTAGAAACTACTGCACAAAATGCGGCGAGTTTTATGATGAAAAATATATTGCTTCACATTCAGACCAAGACGGACTTCCCCTGTGCGAAAAATGCGGTTCCCTTATAAAGCCAGACGTTGTTCTGTACGAAGAATCTCTAAAGGATGAAATTGTAAGCGGCGCAATAAAAGCAATAGGCGGCGCAGACCTTTTGATTATCGGGGGAACTTCGCTCACTGTTTACCCTGCGGCAGGAATGATTCATTATTTCCGCGGAGAAAATATCGTGCTTATAAACCGCGACCCGACTCCAAGCGACGGAATTGCGAACCTCGTTCTGCACGAAAGTCTTGGAAATGTTTTTTCAAAATTATAG
- the ppdK gene encoding pyruvate, phosphate dikinase codes for MAKTKYVYYFGDGDAEGDESMRPILGGKGANLAQMAKKPLSLPVPSGFTISIDVCQEYYKLGKKYPAGLDAEVAKYLAKLEKSMGKKLGDAKDPLLVSVRSGAAESMPGMMDTILNLGLNDNSVLGLANKTQNPRFAWDAYRRFIQMYGNVAMGVDHDKFEEIIDEVKSHRGITQDTDLTTEELQEIVSKYKAMYKKEKGEDFPQDPHKQMWGAIGAVFGSWMNPRAITYRKLNNIDERVIKGTAVTVMAMVFGNMGDTSGTGVCFSRDPSTGVNEFMGEYLMNAQGEDVVAGIRTPQHLSQLAETNPKIYDQLCKIRARLEKHYHDMQDMEFTVQEGTLYMLQCRNGKRTGPAAVKMAVDMVAEKLITKEQALLRVKPDQLDQLLHPQFEPKALKAAAPIAEALNASPGAGAGQIVFTADEAVEWNKAGKKVMLVRKETSPDDIAGMYVAEGILTSTGGRTSHAAVVARGMGTPCVCGCAAVVFVDKETVKIGDKTFKKGDNISIDGSTGKVYAGLIPVEEAKVSGDLETFLGWADEIREKSVRKTASGKTVKGFDVLANAEQNEAPQAFKFGANGIGLCRTEHMFFEEPKLSSFQKMIISENTEARKENLAKILPLQERDFYGIIKAMGGRAVTIRLLDPPLNEFIQAATDVEAQALASKLGVSVATIKAKFADLNEHNPMLGHRGCRLAITYPEIYEMQVEAIALATAHAEKDGIAHDVRIMIPNVTSVNELKQIRAQAEAVIAKVNETKGTNLKFQIGSMIEFPRAACTADQIAQYADFFSFGTNDLTQTTFGFSRDDYGKFIDSYLDQKILEKDPFKTLDPDGPGALMEIAEAKGRSVKSDLHLGICGEHGGDPDSIALCYKLGLNYVSCSPFRVPAARLAGAQAVIKALAAAKAAKAPAKKPAAKKAVAEKKTSTAKKPATKAPAKKAPAKKPAAKSTAKKPAAKAPAKKAPAKKTTKK; via the coding sequence ATGGCTAAGACCAAATATGTTTATTACTTTGGTGATGGCGACGCAGAAGGCGATGAATCAATGCGTCCAATCCTCGGTGGAAAAGGCGCAAACCTTGCTCAGATGGCAAAGAAACCTTTGAGCCTTCCTGTTCCATCTGGATTCACAATTTCAATTGATGTTTGTCAGGAATACTACAAATTAGGCAAAAAGTATCCGGCAGGACTTGATGCAGAAGTTGCTAAGTATCTTGCAAAGCTTGAAAAATCAATGGGCAAAAAGCTCGGCGATGCAAAAGATCCGCTTCTTGTTTCAGTTCGCTCAGGCGCTGCAGAATCTATGCCTGGTATGATGGACACAATCCTCAACCTCGGTCTTAACGACAATTCCGTTCTTGGTCTTGCAAACAAAACACAGAACCCACGCTTCGCATGGGATGCATACCGCCGCTTTATTCAGATGTACGGCAACGTTGCAATGGGTGTAGATCATGACAAGTTCGAAGAAATAATCGACGAAGTTAAGTCTCACCGCGGAATCACACAGGATACAGATCTTACTACAGAAGAACTTCAGGAAATTGTTTCTAAGTACAAGGCAATGTACAAGAAAGAAAAGGGCGAAGATTTCCCGCAGGATCCACACAAACAGATGTGGGGAGCAATCGGAGCTGTATTCGGTTCTTGGATGAATCCTCGTGCTATCACATACCGCAAGCTCAACAACATTGATGAAAGAGTTATCAAAGGCACAGCCGTAACTGTTATGGCAATGGTATTCGGAAACATGGGAGATACATCAGGAACTGGTGTTTGCTTCAGCCGTGATCCTTCTACTGGTGTTAACGAATTCATGGGTGAATACCTTATGAACGCACAGGGTGAAGACGTTGTTGCTGGAATCCGCACACCTCAGCACCTTTCTCAGCTTGCTGAAACAAATCCAAAGATTTACGATCAGCTTTGCAAAATCCGCGCTCGCCTTGAAAAGCACTATCACGATATGCAGGATATGGAGTTCACAGTTCAGGAAGGAACCCTCTATATGCTCCAGTGCCGCAACGGAAAACGCACAGGACCGGCAGCTGTTAAGATGGCAGTTGACATGGTTGCAGAAAAACTCATCACAAAAGAACAGGCTCTTCTCCGTGTAAAGCCAGATCAGCTTGACCAGCTTCTTCACCCGCAGTTTGAGCCAAAAGCTCTTAAAGCCGCAGCACCAATCGCAGAAGCTCTTAACGCATCTCCTGGAGCCGGAGCTGGACAGATTGTATTCACAGCAGATGAAGCTGTTGAATGGAACAAGGCTGGAAAGAAAGTAATGCTCGTTCGCAAAGAGACATCTCCTGATGACATTGCAGGTATGTACGTTGCAGAAGGAATCTTGACATCTACAGGCGGACGCACTTCACACGCTGCTGTTGTTGCACGTGGTATGGGAACTCCTTGTGTTTGCGGATGCGCGGCAGTTGTATTTGTAGACAAAGAAACAGTAAAGATTGGCGACAAGACTTTCAAGAAGGGCGACAATATTTCTATTGACGGTTCAACTGGTAAAGTTTATGCAGGTCTTATTCCTGTAGAAGAAGCAAAAGTTTCTGGCGATCTTGAAACATTCCTTGGCTGGGCTGATGAAATCCGCGAAAAGTCTGTACGCAAGACAGCTTCCGGAAAAACTGTAAAGGGATTCGATGTTCTTGCAAACGCAGAGCAGAACGAAGCTCCACAGGCATTCAAGTTTGGTGCAAACGGAATTGGTCTTTGCCGCACAGAGCACATGTTCTTTGAAGAGCCAAAACTTTCTTCGTTCCAGAAGATGATTATTTCTGAAAACACAGAAGCCCGCAAAGAAAACCTTGCAAAGATTCTTCCACTTCAGGAAAGAGATTTCTACGGAATCATTAAGGCAATGGGTGGACGCGCTGTAACAATCCGTCTTCTTGACCCGCCTCTTAACGAGTTTATTCAGGCTGCTACAGATGTTGAAGCTCAGGCACTTGCTTCTAAGCTCGGAGTTTCTGTTGCAACAATCAAGGCAAAGTTCGCTGATCTTAACGAGCACAACCCTATGCTTGGACACCGTGGATGCCGTCTTGCAATTACATATCCTGAAATCTACGAAATGCAGGTTGAAGCAATCGCTTTGGCAACTGCGCACGCAGAAAAGGACGGAATTGCACATGATGTTCGTATTATGATTCCTAACGTAACTTCTGTAAACGAACTCAAGCAGATCCGCGCACAGGCAGAAGCTGTAATTGCAAAAGTAAACGAAACAAAGGGAACAAACCTCAAGTTCCAGATTGGTTCTATGATTGAATTCCCACGCGCAGCTTGCACAGCAGATCAGATTGCACAGTACGCTGACTTCTTCTCATTCGGTACAAACGACCTTACACAGACAACATTTGGCTTCAGCCGTGATGACTATGGCAAGTTCATTGATTCTTACCTTGACCAGAAGATTCTCGAAAAGGATCCATTCAAGACTCTTGATCCAGACGGACCAGGTGCTCTTATGGAAATTGCAGAAGCTAAGGGACGCTCAGTAAAATCTGATCTTCACCTTGGAATCTGTGGAGAACATGGTGGAGACCCAGATTCAATCGCTCTTTGCTACAAGCTTGGTCTTAACTACGTTTCTTGCTCACCATTCCGTGTACCAGCTGCACGCCTTGCCGGAGCACAGGCTGTTATTAAAGCTCTTGCCGCTGCAAAAGCTGCAAAGGCACCAGCAAAAAAGCCAGCCGCAAAGAAAGCAGTAGCAGAAAAAAAGACTTCAACAGCAAAGAAACCAGCTACAAAAGCACCAGCAAAAAAGGCTCCTGCTAAAAAACCGGCTGCAAAGTCAACAGCAAAGAAGCCGGCCGCAAAAGCACCAGCAAAAAAGGCTCCTGCTAAAAAAACAACAAAGAAATAA
- a CDS encoding 5'-methylthioadenosine/adenosylhomocysteine nucleosidase: MSKKVGIIGAMSVELELLKSKLEENPAVTKAGGMTFTEGKINGIPVVLVQSGVGKVNAALCAQRLILKFGCTHIINTGIAGAMASGLKVLDFVASTDAVYHDMDATGFGYKKTEIPQMKCSDFPADGKMLEAARSAFKEFPAEHKLVFGRIATGDQFISDKEKKSAIQETCSPACVEMEGAAVAHACWINEIPFVIIRCMSDMADDDGESIYSFNENEAASLSGSLVLSMLGRF, translated from the coding sequence ATGTCAAAAAAGGTCGGGATAATCGGCGCAATGAGCGTTGAACTGGAGCTTTTAAAGTCAAAATTGGAAGAAAATCCGGCGGTAACCAAGGCTGGCGGAATGACATTCACTGAAGGAAAAATCAACGGAATTCCTGTAGTTCTGGTTCAGTCTGGAGTTGGAAAGGTGAATGCGGCTTTGTGTGCTCAACGGCTGATTCTTAAGTTTGGATGCACGCATATAATCAACACTGGAATTGCCGGCGCAATGGCTTCTGGACTTAAAGTGCTTGATTTTGTTGCTTCCACGGATGCAGTTTATCATGACATGGACGCGACAGGATTCGGCTACAAAAAAACTGAAATTCCGCAGATGAAATGCAGCGATTTTCCGGCGGACGGCAAAATGCTTGAAGCGGCTCGTTCTGCATTTAAGGAATTTCCGGCGGAACATAAGCTTGTGTTCGGACGGATTGCTACAGGCGACCAGTTTATAAGCGACAAAGAGAAAAAATCAGCAATTCAGGAAACTTGCTCTCCGGCTTGTGTTGAAATGGAAGGAGCTGCTGTTGCGCATGCCTGCTGGATAAATGAAATTCCATTTGTGATTATCCGTTGCATGAGCGACATGGCGGACGATGACGGAGAATCAATTTACAGCTTTAATGAAAACGAAGCGGCTTCATTGAGCGGTTCGCTTGTTTTGTCCATGCTTGGCAGGTTTTAA
- a CDS encoding helix-turn-helix domain-containing protein — protein MGIRRIFIQNMKYYRKQAGLTQEKLAEAIDMSTSYIGDMEARERFPSAETIDKIAAALEIPVSLLFNERGSPDSLKDTFLKIYGASLKDELSSRILKDINEVCDLL, from the coding sequence ATGGGAATTAGGCGCATTTTCATTCAGAACATGAAATATTATAGAAAGCAAGCTGGTTTGACTCAGGAAAAACTGGCAGAAGCAATAGACATGAGCACATCTTATATTGGAGACATGGAGGCGAGAGAGCGTTTTCCTTCTGCGGAAACTATAGACAAAATTGCGGCGGCATTGGAAATTCCTGTTTCACTTCTTTTTAATGAAAGAGGAAGTCCCGATTCTTTAAAAGACACTTTCTTAAAAATTTACGGAGCTTCGTTAAAAGACGAATTGTCTTCCCGTATTTTAAAAGATATAAACGAAGTCTGCGATTTGCTTTAA
- a CDS encoding histidinol-phosphatase, translating to MKSISNFHTHTELCHHAKGQPVDYVNQAILEGCTALGFSDHCPYPEDFFDYWPEIRMTTKEASEYSEWIEEAKEAAMFPIYQGYECEWEESFVGWYDELKADFGADYLVLGSHWVTDGSSHIYIPDVESPLLLNKYIDQTIEGMRSGHFAFLAHPDLFMAGYKEWDDQAKACSQAILDAASDLDLPIEINGLGITRTPNHTKRGMRYPYPFVEFWEMASLTNVRVICNSDAHNPQDVIMNAWKARDFASRFGIEPLELPDFCTD from the coding sequence ATGAAATCAATTTCTAACTTTCATACACACACAGAGCTTTGCCATCATGCAAAAGGACAGCCGGTTGACTATGTTAATCAGGCTATTTTGGAAGGCTGCACTGCTTTGGGGTTTTCTGACCATTGCCCATATCCGGAAGATTTTTTTGACTACTGGCCGGAAATAAGAATGACAACAAAGGAGGCTTCTGAATACAGCGAATGGATTGAAGAGGCAAAAGAAGCAGCGATGTTTCCTATTTACCAGGGCTATGAATGTGAATGGGAAGAATCCTTCGTTGGCTGGTATGACGAACTTAAGGCGGATTTTGGAGCGGACTATCTTGTTCTTGGCTCGCACTGGGTTACAGACGGTTCAAGCCATATTTATATTCCCGATGTTGAAAGCCCTTTGCTTTTGAATAAATATATTGATCAGACCATAGAAGGAATGCGGAGCGGCCATTTTGCTTTTCTTGCCCACCCGGATTTGTTTATGGCAGGCTACAAGGAATGGGACGATCAGGCAAAGGCTTGCAGCCAGGCGATTTTGGATGCGGCTTCCGATTTGGATTTGCCTATTGAAATAAACGGTCTTGGAATAACCAGAACTCCAAATCATACAAAGCGCGGAATGAGATACCCTTATCCGTTTGTTGAGTTCTGGGAAATGGCTTCTCTTACAAATGTCCGTGTAATATGCAATTCCGATGCCCACAATCCGCAGGATGTTATCATGAACGCCTGGAAAGCTAGGGATTTTGCAAGCCGCTTTGGAATTGAGCCTTTGGAGCTTCCGGATTTTTGTACTGATTAA
- a CDS encoding dihydrofolate reductase: MNAIYASGLNGEFALEDGTLPWKKNSLLQKECKEDMDFFKHMTAKKAVIMGFNTFKTLPFPLKNRLNIVIKRNAAPQKIERIDNEFFFFSSIEKALNALDFLCPDDIFLIGGKKLFTEAFNKNLVDGIVYETVFCRNFPDAKIFINCPENFSLIDSRKSGILVFNQYKNPEAPKAQFQSGLQNP, translated from the coding sequence ATGAATGCAATTTACGCCTCAGGACTTAACGGAGAATTCGCGCTAGAAGACGGAACACTTCCATGGAAAAAAAACTCTTTGCTTCAAAAAGAATGCAAAGAAGACATGGATTTCTTCAAACATATGACCGCAAAAAAAGCCGTCATAATGGGATTCAATACATTTAAGACTCTGCCCTTTCCGCTTAAAAACAGGCTGAACATTGTAATAAAAAGAAACGCCGCCCCGCAAAAAATAGAACGCATAGACAATGAATTTTTCTTTTTTTCTTCTATAGAAAAAGCTTTAAATGCGCTTGATTTTCTTTGCCCGGACGATATTTTTTTAATCGGCGGAAAAAAACTTTTTACAGAAGCGTTCAACAAAAATCTTGTAGACGGTATTGTTTATGAAACAGTTTTTTGCAGGAATTTTCCAGACGCAAAAATTTTTATAAATTGCCCGGAAAATTTCAGCCTGATAGATTCAAGGAAAAGCGGAATTCTTGTTTTTAATCAGTACAAAAATCCGGAAGCTCCAAAGGCTCAATTCCAAAGCGGCTTGCAAAATCCCTAG